Below is a window of Vibrio aerogenes DNA.
ACCGGATTTAAAGTGATTCCGTACACGATTCCCCAGGGCAATATTGCCGCTTATTTTCCGGAAGCCAATGTATTGATTCCACTGGAAAGTAAAGGTGATGGCAGTGATACACCGACGTCAAAATCGGTTGCTGTGACTGTGACAGCTTCGCAACTGCAGGAATCCCTGCTGAAAATCGTATAAATACCTTTTTATCAGCATGCAAACAACCTGAATCTGTTTTCTTCAGGTTGTTTGGTTGTGTTTGTTGCATATAATGTCTGTCCTTTTATTTTTCCCTTTCAGAAGTCAGTATGATGAAAAAAGTATTTGAAATCAGTGTTCAGGTCGGTCAACCGGTTTTAGTCGGGCAGGATGAAGTGTCCGGGCGAAGGCAGTTGATTCCGATTCTTTCTGGTCAGTTATCCGGAGAAAACATCAACGGCACGGTCTTACCCGGTGGCGTTGACAGTCAGGTCATTCGCCCGGATGGTGTCTGTGAATTATCGGCCCGGTACGCCATCCGGCTGGATGACGGCGAAGGGCTGTATATTGAAAATAACGGTATTCGTACCGTGCCTGATGCCTATGTTGATCAGGTGAAAAACGGCGCATTTATCGATCCCGAATTGTATTATTTCAGAACCACGCCCGCTTTCGAGGTCTATAGTGAGCGATATCGCTGGCTGACCCGGCACGTCTTCTCCTGTCAGGCAAAGCGCTTTCCCGATCGGGTTGTCCTTGAATTTTTTCAGCTATAAACACGCTCTAACCTCCTTTTCACACGGGTGACAGATTGAGACAGCCATCGCCTGTGTGATTTTATATCCGGTATACCCATATATGGATAAATGTATTGTATT
It encodes the following:
- a CDS encoding DUF3237 domain-containing protein, yielding MMKKVFEISVQVGQPVLVGQDEVSGRRQLIPILSGQLSGENINGTVLPGGVDSQVIRPDGVCELSARYAIRLDDGEGLYIENNGIRTVPDAYVDQVKNGAFIDPELYYFRTTPAFEVYSERYRWLTRHVFSCQAKRFPDRVVLEFFQL